The Shewanella pealeana ATCC 700345 genome contains the following window.
TGGCAGAAGCTCAGTTAAATGGACTTGATAACGTTTATCAAGCTTGGATGGAGCCAGCTGAAGTTGAAGCTGAGCAAGAATCCGAGGAGGAGAGTGACGTCGAGTCAGAGCCTGAAGTTGAACCTAGACACTGGGATGAAAAAGCCGGCCGCTCCTTCTTCAGCTGTCTCAATCCAAGACTCGAACTGTTGACTCAAAACCGCCTTGAACGCCTGAGTGATGAGCTTGGTTATCGCGATGGTCAAGAGATTGTAGAAGCCTTGCCTTATATGCCTGTGCATCTAGGAGGGAGTGCCTATCTTGCACAGCGTCTGCTCCAGCAGCCAAGTTTTGCGGAGCGTGATGCGATTGAGCAATGGCTTGAGCAACACTTGAGTAAGCTGCTCACTGATTTTGTCCTCAAGTATTGCGATGTAGCAGAAGCTGATACTGAAGCACTGCGCCAGTGGCTGACGTATGTTGAAAAGCCAGGTGTCGAGGTGGAGGTTACTCAACAGAGCGACGCAAAAATGATCGAGCTAGTGCGTGCTGGCATGGCAAAAGATGGAGGTAAGTCTGGGCCTGATATTAGCGCGAAACAGGCGGCTTATTGGACCTTGTTTAGCTATGATGGTGGTCAACGCTACATGTTAACCAGCTTGTTATTACAAAGTGCGAGTAAGTTAAATCAGTCTGCAGAAACAAATCAGTTTGAGCCATCGAGTCAGATTGTGCAGCTGGCTAAAAGGCATTGGCAACTCTGGCTATCGATTGCGCCTCAACGTGTGATAAATCGCATCGTTAAATTTAAGGCCGATTACCCACTTTATGCGGCGATTAATGACCAAGATGCTGAGACTGCTTTATTCGATCTGTTACAGCAACACGGCGTATCTGACGCCACGCTGGAAGCCTTCACATTGATGACAGATCAGCAGGTGGCCGATTACCGCCCTGCGGACTCAAGGTTTGCCCGCCGCTACGCTGACAAAGTTGCGCAATATGCAGCATTAGATAGTGCTGATACCAGCATGATAGGGCGTCAGCAACTTAAGCAATTTGAGACGCTATTACGAGAGCTTGAGTATTGCCGTGAAGATCAGGTTTTGGAGTTTTTCCAGCATCTTAAGGCGGTGAATCCAAGTATTGCATTGCCGATAATGCCGATGTTTGAAGTGGCTCTACTCAATACCTTAAAAGAAGATTTTGAGGACGATACTGCGCAAGCTGTGCATGACAAACTGATGGCTTACCTTGCCAGCGGTGAAGGCTTAGAGGCCTTGAGTCCACAGGCGCTGAAACTAGCAAAACTCCAAGGCTGGAATCCCTATCCAATGTATCGAGGTAAGCTTGGTCCTGCTGACTTTATCTGGTTGCTACCAAATGAAATGGCAGAGCGTCTGGCACTGTTTTTAGCGCAGTTAGGTAAGCGTGGCTTGCATTGGTTGGGGCGAAGCTCGGTAGAAAATGCCTATGTGGCAAGCCAGATCCAAAGTGGTGACATAGCAATGGCGGAGCGTTGGAGCCACCCTGAGGTGGGTAATGAGCGTCACCGAGACAGTGATATTGGCGATGCGCTCGATGTGGCTAAACAGAGCTGGGCACTAAATTGGCTCGATAGAGCCGGCGTACCAGCATCATCTTTGGTGTATTTTGCTGTGCATGAGGGCTACGAGCAGCAAGCATTTGTATGCAGGTTAGCGGCGGAAAATCGCTTGCCGGATATGCAGGACTGGCTAACGTCGAATGAGCGGGTGCAACTACTTGAAATGCTGCAAGGTGAAGAGTCACTGTCTGAGGCCTGCACCCAGAGTTTTTTACAGGACTGCTCCAGCGCAGTGAAGCAACTGGCTGGTAAGTTGTTTGGTAACAGAGCTTAACGACTGACACTGCAAGGTGGCTTTATTGCGATAAAGTAGCGATAAAGTCACCCACCCGTAATCCCTTTAATAACCTAAACCTCAGCTGTAACTTGCCGCACAAAACTTAGCCATCCTTCTCTCTTTCCTAAATTAGCTCGCCGATTTTGGGTTTCATTTTGTTGACCACTAGTGATGTGATCTAGATCGCATAAAGTCACGCGCGGTTAACTTTTGTTGACTATGCCTGCCAGCTCTATATTACTTTAGTAACCCTTAAAGTTGATTTTGATAATTTTGACGCTATTAAATAGCTATCATTATTAACGCGGAGTGAGTTATTCGTCACGTAATCACTTGTAATTTAGAGCGTTGCAGCAGTTCTTATCTAATCTTGGCTTGTTTAGATCAATAAAATCCACTGTTGGGCTTAGGTCACATTTTTTAACTTAGCAATCGGTAAAATGCTCGGCGAAGTAAACAAAACTTAACTGAAATCTGTTTTCTTCCTGCTGTTCAGCAATAGAAAAATAACGCTAGTGAACAAGATTGGAAGGCTCGCGACAGATTCACCGCTCCTGATTCCTGAGCTGTTGCAATCGGCACAGGCAAGGACACTAAAGGTAAAATTAAATGAATATCACCAACAAAGATGTGGTTTTAGGCTGGACTGCTGCTATTGCAGTTGCCGTGATCTGGGGCGTAACGGGGGTAGTGTCTAAGCCATTATCTATGGCTGTGGATCCTATGACATTAGTATTTTTCCGCTACGTCACTGCAGTGATTGGCTTATCAATTATTTTCTTCTTTACCTCTCGCAGTAAAAGCCTAAGCAAAGATCTTGGTGGATCACTGAAAATCGATAAGAAAGATATCGTCAAAATTGCTCTTTGCGGCATTATTGGCCAAGGTGCCTTCTCACTGTTTAACTTTCTGTCTCTGTCGCACATAGGTGCAACTGAAAACGGCGTGATTCAAGGCATGCAGCCATTTGCTACCGTATTCTTCGGCATGCTGTTTATGAATTTCCGCATGAACAAAATGCAGTGGGGGGCTTTTATCGCTTCGGCTTTATGTATCTACGCCATGAGTGTGGGCCCAACTAACAGCATCGAAGGCGGCACACCATTATTAGGTTATGTCTTTGTAACTTGCTCTATGTTGTCACTTGCATGGACAGCGCACCTACGTGCTAGCTTGGCAGACAAATATGGTTCTGTTGTGTCTATGCTGTATCAGTATATCTCTGTTGCAGTAACAGGTTTCTTTGTGGTGATGGCAATGGGTCTAGACTTAAGCCAAATCTTCATCATCCTTGATAGCCCGCTATTACTTGGCCTGCTGATTTTCTTAGGCACTGGTATCTCTGGTGGTAGCTACTTAATTCAGTTGTACTCTTTCAAACGTATCGGTGTTGAAAAAGCCACTATGGCACTAAACCTAATGCCACTCGTCGGTTACGTGGTAGCGGTACTGACACTGGGCGAGCAGATGGAACTGAGCAAAACGATTATCGTATCTCTGATTGTGGTTGCTCTGTACATGTTCACTAAATGCGAGACAAAGCCGGAAGCTAAAGCTGAAGTTGGCAGTGACATTGATAAAGATTCGCAGACATTGAAGACGCAAAAAGCCTAACGCTAAACTCCAACCTATTATCACCCTCAATCCCCCGCAGGCTCACCACCACGGGGGATTTTTTATTGGTAAAGGCTCTGATTAAGAATGCGTTACGGGTTAATTTAATGGATGAGATGCTAATAGCGGGCAAGGTTGATGCGAGTGAGCCTTTTAAGTTTGATATATTGAAACAGCTGATTATTGTCAGTCGAGGCACACATGTTATGCCAGCTAATTATTTACTCAGTCCAGGCAAAGGGCATAAGGTCACGTTAAGTTGTATTCCATTATTGGAACATGTTTGAGTCAATTTAATTGGGGAGTTGTGCTGCAAGTTGATCCCCACCGGATCATGTTAGCGCTACGTACCATCAGTGACAGTAGGCGCTGAGCGTATGAGTGTAAAAAAATAGCTTTTATTTGCCGTAGCATGATAGAAGCGGCTTATAGAATATTGATATGAATCATTAATCTTGGAGTAACACTCCAATTGAATGTTATTTACTCAAACTGACGAGTTTATTGACTTACTCGATGTTTTGCCATGGCCCGATGATTGTTCAACTTTGCGAAGTGAGAAAATTAAGCCCTTTCTTCGAAGTAGTAGTGATCAAGGGCTTCGGTTAACCGTGTAGCAGCGCTTCAATTCATTTCCTTCGTTAGCAGCAAGATGTCGTCTTTGATTATTTTTGAAAAAACACCTGATTGATTTCGTCTTTTTCTCGCAGTATTCGTCTTACTTAGCAAAGCCATTAACAGGCTCTTTGCCGAGCCGTAGAAACTTAATATGCAACTATTCTCTCTTGTTTCAATGACTGTCGATGGACAGCGGATCCTGATAAGCCCACAAGATGCTAATTTAGTAGAAGTGGCAGCTAAGCTGAAGATCAATATTCCAGCTCCTTGCCTTAAAAGTAAGCGTAAAAATGGTTGCTGCAAAGCCTGTTTAGTCGAGGTAGACGGAAAGAAAGCTTACGCCTGCACAACAAAACCGCTAGCGAACATGAACGTCACCGTACGCACTAGAGAGTTAGATAGTATTCGCAAGGCCTCGTTAAAGGCGTATAGGACTCAGGTGCGAACCGGGGCGGCAGCTGCGTGCCAGTGTTCAGGTTAATGCTAGTGAGCTGCTAAGGCTCGCGCGTAACAATCATCTTAAGGTGTAATGCTTGTTCTTGTAGGGCTATAGCGCTACAACAACGGCTGAAGGTTAATAGAGTGACATTTTAGCCTTTATGCTCTGATGCAGATGGTTATAGTTATATTGTTGTTCACTATTTTTCAGAGGTGCTAATGAAACTTGAAAATATTTGGTCTGCTTATCGACGTCAATTGGAAGCATTCTTACACTCCAAAGTGTCCAATGCTGCTGATGTTGAAGATTTACTGCAGGAGATATTAATTAAAACCCACACTGGCCTTGATAGTCTGCAAAAAGGGGAGAGTATTCAAGCCTGGTTGTTTCAGATCGCCAATCGAACCACTATTGATTTTTATAGAAAAAAAGCGCGTCTTAAAGAGTTAGATCCAGAAGAGTTATGGTATCAAGAGAAGCAGCAAGATATTAAGGCAGAGCTAATCCCCTGTATCGAACCGTTTCTAACGGCGCTGCCTGATGATATGGCATCGTTACTGCGTGCTATCGACTTAGAGGGGAAGTCTCAAAAGGCATACGCGCAGGAGAAAGGGATCAACTACACCACCCTTAAATCTAAAGTGCAAAAGAGCCGAGCAACACTAAGGGGGCTGTTTGAGGGGTGTTGTCATTACAGTTTAGATCCACAGGGTAACCTTATCGACTTTGAACAAAAATCTGCGTCATGCAAAAAATGCTAAATAACTTCGTCCTTTCTATGCCTGCATCGTCTTATAGGTAAATTCATTAACGATATAGGTTTAAAAATGTTGAAAATAGTAAGTTATGTCATATGTCCATTCGTGCAACGCATTACTGGTCTACTCGAGGCTAAGGGAGTGTCTTATCAAATTGAATACATTAGCCTTAAGGATAAGCCACAATGGTTTCTCGATATTGCACCTAACGGTCAAGTTCCTGTTCTGATCACAGAAGATAACATTGCACTGTCAGAGTCAGATGCGATCGCTGAATACCTAGATGATGAATATCCTTTGCTAAGACCTGAAGTTAATAAATCTGCTTGCCGTGCAAGACAGAGAGCCTGGGTGTATCAAGCAAGCAAACTTTATCTTAAACAATGTAGTCATATGCAAAGTCCTACTCAGCAAGTCTTTGAGGAGCGACAAGAATACCTGCAAAATCAGTTTGCCAAGGTTGAGTCTTTTCTTAAAGACCACACCGATAGCCAATATTTCTGTGCCAACGTGATAGGTAACATCGATATTGCTTGGCTGCCTTTGTTTCACCGGGCGGCATTAGTGCAAAAGCACACTGGAATGAGATTATTTGAAAACTTTCCTCTGCTTCAGACATGGGCCGATAATATCATGGCGACAGGCCTTGCTGAGAAAACGGTTCATGACAGTTTTGAAGCGCGTTTTGTTAATTTCTACCTAAGTGATAAGACATATCTTGGTAGCGGAAACAAACGCAACAACCAGAGCTGCAATACTTCATCGACTTCTTGTTGTGCTTAATCTCACTTATTAAGAAAGGCTGAGAAGGCTATGGGACCAAAATTTGGCCCCATAGCTTGGGTATTGACGCTGACTGTACCGTTATCTTCTATCCGCTACTGTTAGGCTATGACGACATAAGGGAACAAGGAAAGGTCGTTTTTAGTCTAGTCTAACCTTATCTTTCATTGCACTCTGGTACTGTCTCAATACTCATTTCTTCTAGGCTATATCTAGCCAAACCATCCCTAGGAGCAGTCCCTTAAACACCGTTAAAAGGTCTTTAGCCGCCTATTGGTCATTAGGCCAGCTCGTTATTTACTATTTTGTTGTAACGTATCGGCTTACACCTAGCTCCTTATGTTTGTAAATGAGCAAGCCCTTATCTCTGCTGAGTTTGCGCGATTACGCTAACTGCTCTCGTTTGGTTTTTCATCGTTCTTTTGTAACTTTTTTGCGATTTAAAAAACGTAAAGTTGTGATTTTTATATCTAAAAAGATCTCTTGATAACTATTTAACTCGTTGTTTTCTTATGTAAATATCGTTTTTATATCTAATTGCTTCTAATGGATTTTTAACTGTGCTGTAGCGCAGGTTTTTACTGTTTTTTATGTGGAAAATAGCCCTTGCTCAGTTGTTTAGCTCAATCGGTGAACGGTTAGTTTCAAAAATGTGGGCTTAAAAAAAAAGCCTGCAATAAACAGTAAAAATAAAATAATGATAAGTAGGAGTGAATGATGAGACGGTGGAAACACAAGGTAGCATTAAGCGTGCTGTTTTGTTTTGGTGCCATTGCCAATGCGAACGCTGCTGGAAAATACGACAGTATCCCTCAGATGGGTAAAACTGCTAAAGAGTCGATAGCTAATTATCAAGGAACGCAACAGATAAACGGCGTGAAAACGCTGCAAGACTATATTGTTCAAGAAGATGAGTTATTTGATTACCTATTCGAAAATCACCCAATGTTTAAATATCAACAATCGGGTAACTTGATTGGTGATTACCATATCAGTGACCGTGGTGAAGAGTATTTAGATACGGGCCATAGCCCTGCATATAGTAAAAGTGTTGGTAAGCCACGAGCGGTACAATATCGTTTAGGTGCCAAATCAATTCTAGATTATCCAAACAATTTCGTTGGTCCTGAGAAGTGTGCCGAATGTCATGCGACTCAATACGAGAAATGGCAGCGCTCGCGTCATGCTAAAACAATTCGTTTCCCTGGCGAACACCCAGAAGTGGATAACGATATTGAAAAAACCATGTACAACACCAAAGATACCTCAATCTTACCCGACGGTATTACCCCAGACATGATCTATGCAACTGTTGGTACGCCTCGTACTAAATACGGTTTCATCGATGCATGGCTCGTGCGTGGTACTTACCATATCAGAGACGGTTTATTACGCGACGGCACTGGTAAAATGGTTGCTGGTGCAAACCAGTTCTCTCGTGGTTGGGCTGAATGGCTAACCCCTGAGATGTCTAAGAAAATTAACGATGTTATCCCTGATTTCCCAATTACCCTTGAAGGTTTTGGTGGTTCAGGTTCGCACCAGCAAGGCATGAGCTCTTATGGTGCTAAGTATGAAAAAGAGATGTTGTTCCAACCAGCAAGTTCTTACTGTGAAGTTTGTCATACGTTCAAGTTTGACTTCCAAAGCAAGCAAGAGTTCTTCGATGCCTTAGGCGATCCTAAGAAGCTTCAAGAGCACACTATCTCTCGTGGTATCGCTTGTGAAGAGTGTCATGGCGCAGGTGGTCACTTAGATGGTGGTACTGGCGGCATGCAGTCTAACTGTGAACGTTGTCACCAGCGTTTCCAGTATGACCCAACGTTAATGGATACTCCTGAAGCACAAGAGAAGGGTGAATACGCCTTTGGTGTGAAGATGAAGTCTCTATGTCCATCATGTGGTACTGAAGGTTCACAGATGTATAACTCTGTGCACTACGAGAAGGGCATGCGTTGTACTACATGTCACGATCCACACGAAGTGACGGATGGTTCTTGGCAGTCTGGTTTCACTACACCAAAGCTGAAGAAAGACTGTAAAGATTGTCACGAAGCACAAACGTTGATTGCTGAAAATTCAGATACTCACAACCAGCAAACATGTCAAAGCTGTCACATGCCTAACATGGGTAGCTGTGAAAACTTCAAGGCATTGCAGTTCCCTGACCAAGCAGGCTTCGACGCAGTACGTAAGTCTCATATGTGGAAGATTGAAGTCGACCCTACTCTGAAGACGTTGAACCCACCTGAAGGTGAGTCTCGTGCCGGTGGCCCAAGCGGTGTTAAAGGTTGGACAGTGGCTAAGAACGAAGAAGGTCGCAACTACTTAGACTTGATGTGGTCTTGTGCTCGTACCTCTATCTCTGACCACGATGTGGTTGAGAACAAAGGTTGTCACAGCCAGTTCCAGTCTGAACTAGAAAAAGGCCTACATTACGAAGATCAGTTAGAGATCTACGGTGAAGTTCAGAAGATGCAAACGCCTGTTAAGGAAGTCTTCACAAAGGTTGAGCAAGCACTTGTACGCATCGACCAGCTATTAGAAGTGACTAAGTTGTCTACTGAAGACAAGACTCAAGTACTAATGCTAGCTGAGAAAGCGCAAGAGACTGTTGATCTAATCAAGAAAGATGGTTCTTGGGGGGTTCATGGCTTCCGTTACAGCCAGAAGCGTCTAGATGCTGCACTAACGTATGTTACGCAAGCGCAAAACATTCTAGATGGAACAGGTTACGCAGCTAAGTAAGCCGCCTAACTTAATCGCCTCGGCCGCCATTGCAGTGCAATGACTGCCGAGGCAATAGAGAGAAAAATGATGAAAAAAGCACTTGGTCAAATCTTAGTAACTCTTTCCTTACTCGCAAGCTCTGCCAGCTGTTTGGCTGGTAGTGGTTCAGATATGGGACCTGCTCATCGTTATGAGCACCAACTTAACACTATCAGCATGATGGAAGCTGGGACTTTAGTGGGTAAGGAAGGCGTCTACTTCTTTGATGTGAATACGCTGGAGCTATGGGCTGAAGGTTACATTCCAGGTGCGATTTACTTCAACGTTAAAGATTGGAAGAAGTTACTGCCGGCGAACAAAGATGCGCTGATGGTGTTCTATTGCGCCAACCGTTTGTGTAACGCCAGTGAAGTCGCGGCTCATTCGGTGATGAAAATGGGTTATACCAACGTCAAACAAATGCCTGATGGTATTTACGGATGGCGCTTGGCAAACCGTGTAACGGAAAGACCATAACAGCTGGATGTTGGGTATAAAAATTACGTAAAACTAATTTATTCAAAGAGATAACCATTATGAAAATATTTACAAAAACTACCCTAGCTGTTGTGACAAGTTTCACTCTATTTATGTCAGCCAACTCAATGGCCGCAACCGAGCTGACTTCTGATGTGCAAAAAGAGTCTTACAGTATCGGTGCTTCTTTAGGTAAATACATCTCGGGCCAAATTTATAGCCAAACTGAGTTGGGTGCTGAAGTCGATGTAGACCTTGTCATTGAAGGTGTGGTGGATGCTCTTAAAAATAACTCACAGTTTTCAGATGAAGAAATTCTCACCTATTTAAATCAGCGTGCAGAGCAGTTAAATACAGCTCGCGAAGCTGCAGAGGCCAAAATTGCCTTAGCAAACCTTACAGCGGGTAATAAGTATTTAGCAGAAAACGAAAAGAAAGATGGCGTTATGGTCACCGAGTCTGGTCTGCAGTATGAAGTGATTAGCGAAGGGAAAGGCCGTAAGCCAAACCCACAAGATGTGGTAACTGTGCACTATAAAGGTTTCCTTATCGACGGCACAGAGTTTGATGACTCACACAAGCGCAATGAGCCAAATCGCTTTGCATTAATGAGCGTGATTGAAGGCTGGCAAGAAGGCATTCCGTTGATGAAAGAAGGTTCAACTTACAAGTTTGCCATTCCTGCAGCGCTGGCCTACGGCGAAAAGCAAGTCGGTATTATTCCGCCAAGCTCTACTCTAGTTTTTGAAGTTGAGCTAGTTAAAGTTGAAGCTCCTGGCCAAAACTCACACGGCATGGGCCTTAGTGGTATGGGCATGGGCGGTATGATGGGCGGCGGTCACTAATCGCTGCTGCTAGCAAATTAATTTAGCTAGTGTTTATTAAGTTTTAAGTTGTTGTTTTAGTAAGTTTCGTTTGTAGAGAGTCACTATGAATAGTTTAGCTATCGGCATTGCTGTCACCTTATGTGCAGTTATCACCCTAATTTGGCGTCATCATCACTCTAGTCAAAAGCATGGTGTAACCCTGATAGTTAAGCCTTTCGATGATGGAATTGATGAGCACTCTGTCAACATTAAGGTACCTACGGTGCTATCTGTAGTGCTCTTTACAACGACACTATTAATTTACGTACAATTAGGCCATTTCAATGGTTGGAATAAAGGAGTAGTCGACACAAATATTGATTACCTGATCACCGCAGAAATCAATAGAAATGCAAAAAAAGTCAATGAACAACCTAATAATGAAATTGCATTATTAAATTTGGCTCAATCCTATGTGGATGGCGGCCTGTATAGCGAATCGGTTCAAACCTTCGATACCTTACTCAAGCTCACGGGCGATGATGCCAACATTATTGGCATGAAAGCTAATGCCATGTATTACCGCGACAACAGAGAGATGAGTTTAGACATTGACTTAGTTATCGCCAGAGCCTTAGCACTCGACGAATACGAACCGCAATCTCGTTTATTACTTGCTACCCACGCTTACCTTAGCGGCGAGTTTGAAAAGGCCATCGAGCAATGGCAGAAACTACTCGAAAGCAAACAGCCAAACGTTAACCGAGCTGCAATTAATAATGCAATTTTAAGAGCCGAGCAAAAAATAGCTAATCGTTCAGTGGCTGCATCTGAGTAAAGTCACGTAAAACCTAATAAGTATAAATATATCAGCAAAATAGCTGATAGCTGGAGGATGCTGTGAGTGAAAATATAGAGAGACGGAGGTTCCTTAAATGCTTAGGAGCCAGCTCTTTGATAATAGCGCCCTTAGGGTGTAGCTCTGTCAAAGAGGGAGAGTCAGATGCAAACAAGCCCCATTATGCGATGGTGTTTGATCAAAATAAATGTACCGGCTGTGGCGACTGTAAAGAGGCCTGTAATCTAGCTAACAACCTTCCTGAAGGTAAGTCGAGACTGCTGATGGAGCAGCACTCAGGCGGGCTAGAAGGTCAGCCTTGTCCACACTGTGGCAAAACAACGGAATGTGGCTGTGAGCGTAAGTTTGTCCGCGTGTCATGCCAACAATGTAAGAATGCTCCTTGTGTTACCGTTTGTCCTACAGGCGCGGCACACCGAGATGAGAAAACTGGCATTGTTACTATGGATGCGGCTAAATGTGCCGGTTGTAAGTACTGTATTGCGGCTTGTCCATACGATGCGCGTTTTATTAATAAAGAGACCGATGTCGCCGACAACTGTGATTTCTGCTTAAACAGCAAGCTTGCCATTGGTGAGTTACCAGCTTGTGTGCAGAAATGCCGTTATGATGCACTGATTTTTGGTGATATTAACGATCCGACATCCTATATCAGTAAGTTATTGCGAGTTAAAGACTCTGTGCGTATTAAGCCAGGGTTTGGTACTGAGCCAAGCTTACGTTACATACCTATTGTGAAGCTAGGAGTATAGATATGGACGGCAATATTGAGTTTACAATGGGCTTGTCTCAAGGCCTTGCTTGGCCTTGGCCAATTGCTGTGTACTTGTTCTTTGCGGGGATCTCCGGTGGTGCGCTAGCCACTGCGTTATTCATACGTTTCTACAAGAAGCAGACAACGAATACGCCATTTTATAAAGCGGCTGCATTGATCGCATTTGTGACCATCAGCTTAGGTATGTTATGTCTGGTATTAGACTTGACCAATCCGCTGTTCTTCTGGCGAATTCTGGTTTACTACAACCTTAATTCAGTGATGTCTATCGGTGTTATCGCACTGTCTGTGTATATTCCGTTAGTCGCACTAATTTGCTTATATGCCTTTGAAGAAGAGATCCGTTCGGTACCTGCGCTTAAAGTGTTAGTACCTGTGATTGAAAAGCTACAAGGTATTCGTCGCCCATGTGAAATCGCTGTACTAGTACTTGCTTTAGCTGTGTGTGCTTACACCGGTTTCCTTATTTCGGCGTTGATTCGTTTTCCTATCATCAATACCTCTGTACTGCCTGCGTTATTTATTGCATCAGGTATGTCTGCGGGTGCTGCTGCTGCAAAAATGCTTGCGGTATCGATGTTTAAAGAAGACTTACATAGCCAAGATATGAAACTACTGCACGGTGCAGAGTGGCCAATCATGTTCGCTGAAATACTATTCATCTTCATGATTGTGACATCTTTAATGACGGGTAACGCTGGAGCACAGAGTGCGTTTGAAGCGTTCCATACTGGTCAGTGGGCTGCAGTGTTCTGGTTTGGTGTAGTGGGTCTAGGTTTTGGTGGTCCATTACTGCTTAACTTCGCTACAGGTAAGGCATTTAGCCATTCTGCTAAGGCGTTCTACCTATCGGGTGTGTGTGCTATAACCGGCATGATGTGTCTGCGTATGTTTATCTTATATGCAGGCCAAATCTTTGCTATCTAGCCCTGAGGCAAGTTAGTAAAGTTGGTGAGTTGTTCGCTCCTAATACGCCGTCCCTGCAAGGTACGTATTAGGAGTCGAACTCCACGCTGAACAACTAAGCTCACGTCTTGCCACATTGTAATAAAAGCAAGGTTGTGAGTGCTCATCTTCGATAATCCAAGTTGGATCCACTATGAAAAAACTGCTGCTCATTCTGTTATTGGTCCCCTTTATGTTTGCCTGTAGCCAAGGAGACACTGCTTCGCAGCCGACACAAGCCGAGGCGATTCATGAGCATGATCGTTGCCACCTGTGTGGCATGATGATTACTAAGTACCCAGGTCCTAAAGCGCAGTTGAGGCTGAAAGGTGAAACCATAGTGCCCAAGTTCTGCTCGACAAGAGATATGTTTAATTTTGCGCTACAGCCAGAGAATAAGCGTCAGATCACCCACTTAAAAGTACATGATATGTCGGTGACTGATTGGGAAAGCCCTGACGATAGTGCCTTTGTCGATGCCGAGTCTGCCTGGTATGTCTATGGCACCAGTAGAAAGGCGGTGATGGGGCCAGCTGTCGCTTCATTTGCGTCCAAAGAAGGGGCTACACAGTTTGCCACTGAATTTGGCGGTGCGG
Protein-coding sequences here:
- a CDS encoding DMT family transporter, with product MNITNKDVVLGWTAAIAVAVIWGVTGVVSKPLSMAVDPMTLVFFRYVTAVIGLSIIFFFTSRSKSLSKDLGGSLKIDKKDIVKIALCGIIGQGAFSLFNFLSLSHIGATENGVIQGMQPFATVFFGMLFMNFRMNKMQWGAFIASALCIYAMSVGPTNSIEGGTPLLGYVFVTCSMLSLAWTAHLRASLADKYGSVVSMLYQYISVAVTGFFVVMAMGLDLSQIFIILDSPLLLGLLIFLGTGISGGSYLIQLYSFKRIGVEKATMALNLMPLVGYVVAVLTLGEQMELSKTIIVSLIVVALYMFTKCETKPEAKAEVGSDIDKDSQTLKTQKA
- a CDS encoding 2Fe-2S iron-sulfur cluster-binding protein encodes the protein MQLFSLVSMTVDGQRILISPQDANLVEVAAKLKINIPAPCLKSKRKNGCCKACLVEVDGKKAYACTTKPLANMNVTVRTRELDSIRKASLKAYRTQVRTGAAAACQCSG
- the sigZ gene encoding RNA polymerase sigma factor SigZ is translated as MKLENIWSAYRRQLEAFLHSKVSNAADVEDLLQEILIKTHTGLDSLQKGESIQAWLFQIANRTTIDFYRKKARLKELDPEELWYQEKQQDIKAELIPCIEPFLTALPDDMASLLRAIDLEGKSQKAYAQEKGINYTTLKSKVQKSRATLRGLFEGCCHYSLDPQGNLIDFEQKSASCKKC
- a CDS encoding glutathione S-transferase family protein encodes the protein MLKIVSYVICPFVQRITGLLEAKGVSYQIEYISLKDKPQWFLDIAPNGQVPVLITEDNIALSESDAIAEYLDDEYPLLRPEVNKSACRARQRAWVYQASKLYLKQCSHMQSPTQQVFEERQEYLQNQFAKVESFLKDHTDSQYFCANVIGNIDIAWLPLFHRAALVQKHTGMRLFENFPLLQTWADNIMATGLAEKTVHDSFEARFVNFYLSDKTYLGSGNKRNNQSCNTSSTSCCA
- a CDS encoding cytochrome c3 family protein, which codes for MRRWKHKVALSVLFCFGAIANANAAGKYDSIPQMGKTAKESIANYQGTQQINGVKTLQDYIVQEDELFDYLFENHPMFKYQQSGNLIGDYHISDRGEEYLDTGHSPAYSKSVGKPRAVQYRLGAKSILDYPNNFVGPEKCAECHATQYEKWQRSRHAKTIRFPGEHPEVDNDIEKTMYNTKDTSILPDGITPDMIYATVGTPRTKYGFIDAWLVRGTYHIRDGLLRDGTGKMVAGANQFSRGWAEWLTPEMSKKINDVIPDFPITLEGFGGSGSHQQGMSSYGAKYEKEMLFQPASSYCEVCHTFKFDFQSKQEFFDALGDPKKLQEHTISRGIACEECHGAGGHLDGGTGGMQSNCERCHQRFQYDPTLMDTPEAQEKGEYAFGVKMKSLCPSCGTEGSQMYNSVHYEKGMRCTTCHDPHEVTDGSWQSGFTTPKLKKDCKDCHEAQTLIAENSDTHNQQTCQSCHMPNMGSCENFKALQFPDQAGFDAVRKSHMWKIEVDPTLKTLNPPEGESRAGGPSGVKGWTVAKNEEGRNYLDLMWSCARTSISDHDVVENKGCHSQFQSELEKGLHYEDQLEIYGEVQKMQTPVKEVFTKVEQALVRIDQLLEVTKLSTEDKTQVLMLAEKAQETVDLIKKDGSWGVHGFRYSQKRLDAALTYVTQAQNILDGTGYAAK
- a CDS encoding rhodanese-like domain-containing protein, with protein sequence MKKALGQILVTLSLLASSASCLAGSGSDMGPAHRYEHQLNTISMMEAGTLVGKEGVYFFDVNTLELWAEGYIPGAIYFNVKDWKKLLPANKDALMVFYCANRLCNASEVAAHSVMKMGYTNVKQMPDGIYGWRLANRVTERP
- a CDS encoding FKBP-type peptidyl-prolyl cis-trans isomerase, yielding MKIFTKTTLAVVTSFTLFMSANSMAATELTSDVQKESYSIGASLGKYISGQIYSQTELGAEVDVDLVIEGVVDALKNNSQFSDEEILTYLNQRAEQLNTAREAAEAKIALANLTAGNKYLAENEKKDGVMVTESGLQYEVISEGKGRKPNPQDVVTVHYKGFLIDGTEFDDSHKRNEPNRFALMSVIEGWQEGIPLMKEGSTYKFAIPAALAYGEKQVGIIPPSSTLVFEVELVKVEAPGQNSHGMGLSGMGMGGMMGGGH
- a CDS encoding tetratricopeptide repeat protein; protein product: MNSLAIGIAVTLCAVITLIWRHHHSSQKHGVTLIVKPFDDGIDEHSVNIKVPTVLSVVLFTTTLLIYVQLGHFNGWNKGVVDTNIDYLITAEINRNAKKVNEQPNNEIALLNLAQSYVDGGLYSESVQTFDTLLKLTGDDANIIGMKANAMYYRDNREMSLDIDLVIARALALDEYEPQSRLLLATHAYLSGEFEKAIEQWQKLLESKQPNVNRAAINNAILRAEQKIANRSVAASE